A section of the Pseudovibrio sp. M1P-2-3 genome encodes:
- the hydA gene encoding dihydropyrimidinase — MASKVIKGGTVVTADLSYEADILIEDGKISAIGPNLKGDETLDATDCYVIPGGIDPHVHLEMPFMGTHSTDNFESGTRAGLAGGTTMVVDFCLPDPDQSLLEALAIWQQKSSLACSDYSYHMAVTWWSEQVFDEMKEVVDRGINTFKHFMAYKGALMVDDDEMFASFQRCAALGAMPLVHAENGDVVATMQQKLLAEGNLGPEAHAYSRPPEVEGEATNRAIMIADMAGVPLYVVHTSCEQAHEAIRRARQKGMRVYGEPLIQHLLLDESEYANKDWLHAAQRVMSPPFRNKQHQDSLWAGLQAGSLSVVATDHCAFTSKQKKFGLGDFTKIPNGTGGLEDRMPLLWTYGVATGRLTMNEFVALTSTNIAKILNMYPKKGAILVGSDADLVVWDPKRGKTIQASSQQSSIDYNVFEGKEILGMPRYTLTRGDVAIEESTVQTRPGHGEFVARKPNAPVGQALSKWKEITAPRKVERKKENMPAGV, encoded by the coding sequence ATGGCTAGCAAAGTTATTAAAGGTGGCACAGTTGTTACTGCCGACCTTAGCTATGAAGCCGATATTCTAATAGAAGATGGCAAAATTTCCGCCATCGGTCCAAACCTGAAAGGTGATGAAACTCTAGATGCAACCGACTGCTATGTGATACCCGGTGGCATTGACCCACATGTGCATTTGGAAATGCCATTTATGGGCACACATTCTACCGATAACTTCGAAAGCGGCACACGTGCTGGCCTTGCTGGCGGAACCACAATGGTGGTGGACTTTTGCCTACCCGACCCTGATCAATCTCTACTTGAGGCTTTGGCGATTTGGCAGCAGAAGTCTTCGCTTGCCTGCTCAGATTATTCCTATCACATGGCCGTTACCTGGTGGAGTGAACAAGTTTTTGATGAAATGAAGGAAGTCGTTGACCGCGGCATAAATACCTTTAAGCACTTCATGGCCTACAAAGGCGCTCTCATGGTGGATGACGACGAAATGTTCGCATCCTTCCAGCGCTGTGCGGCTCTTGGCGCTATGCCTCTGGTTCACGCAGAAAACGGTGATGTGGTTGCAACTATGCAGCAAAAGCTGCTCGCAGAAGGAAACTTGGGTCCAGAGGCCCACGCCTATTCACGCCCCCCAGAGGTTGAAGGTGAAGCGACCAATCGCGCAATCATGATTGCTGATATGGCAGGCGTTCCTCTTTATGTCGTACATACTTCTTGCGAGCAGGCTCACGAAGCTATTCGCCGAGCTCGCCAAAAAGGCATGCGCGTTTACGGGGAACCCTTAATTCAGCATCTTCTTCTTGATGAGAGTGAATACGCCAATAAAGATTGGCTGCATGCTGCTCAGCGTGTCATGTCCCCCCCCTTTAGAAACAAACAGCATCAAGATAGTCTATGGGCAGGCTTGCAGGCTGGCTCTCTATCTGTTGTTGCAACTGACCACTGCGCTTTTACTTCCAAACAGAAAAAGTTCGGACTTGGTGATTTTACAAAAATACCGAATGGAACAGGTGGTTTGGAAGATCGAATGCCCCTTCTTTGGACTTACGGAGTAGCAACTGGCCGCTTGACGATGAACGAGTTTGTGGCCCTCACCTCGACCAATATTGCAAAAATTTTGAATATGTACCCCAAAAAAGGAGCTATTCTTGTTGGCTCGGATGCCGATCTCGTGGTTTGGGACCCTAAAAGAGGCAAGACCATTCAAGCATCCTCTCAGCAATCCAGTATCGATTACAACGTCTTTGAAGGTAAAGAAATATTGGGAATGCCGCGCTATACTCTCACCCGCGGGGACGTGGCAATTGAAGAGAGTACGGTCCAAACAAGACCCGGGCATGGAGAGTTTGTTGCAAGAAAACCCAATGCACCCGTCGGACAAGCCCTTTCAAAGTGGAAGGAAATTACTGCACCACGAAAGGTAGAACGCAAAAAAGAAAATATGCCAGCCGGTGTTTAG
- the mazG gene encoding nucleoside triphosphate pyrophosphohydrolase has product MKPSKDISTLIEIMKDLRTPVSGCPWDLEQNFKSIAPYTIEEAYEVADAIEKGDMEDLKEELGDLLLQVVYHARMAEEVSHFNFGDVVEAICHKMIRRHPHVYGDEKARNTGMAKGVWDQIKQKEREERNTRRMAQGAVEASSYHLDSIPSLFPALVEAEKLQQRAALVGFDWGATAPVLDKVHEEVRELSEEVFSDEIDLDRVEDELGDVLFAVTNLARHLGVSPEQALKRSNRKFRYRFQCIEKGAHKEGRPLDDLTLDEMEAFWVQAKHASK; this is encoded by the coding sequence ATGAAACCATCAAAAGATATTTCGACGCTTATAGAAATCATGAAGGACCTCCGCACGCCAGTAAGCGGGTGCCCATGGGACCTTGAACAGAACTTTAAATCCATTGCTCCATATACAATTGAAGAAGCTTACGAAGTCGCTGATGCTATCGAAAAAGGTGATATGGAAGATTTAAAGGAAGAGTTGGGTGACCTTCTTTTGCAAGTTGTATACCATGCTAGAATGGCTGAAGAGGTGAGCCACTTCAATTTTGGCGATGTGGTGGAGGCCATATGTCACAAAATGATCCGTCGCCACCCCCATGTCTACGGGGATGAAAAAGCGCGAAACACTGGTATGGCTAAAGGTGTGTGGGATCAAATCAAGCAAAAAGAGCGAGAAGAGCGCAACACCCGCCGGATGGCGCAAGGAGCAGTAGAAGCCTCCTCCTATCATCTGGATAGCATCCCCTCACTCTTTCCGGCTTTAGTAGAAGCAGAAAAACTGCAACAAAGAGCTGCTCTGGTGGGTTTTGATTGGGGGGCAACTGCTCCGGTACTGGATAAAGTCCATGAAGAAGTTAGGGAGCTGTCAGAGGAGGTATTCTCCGATGAAATCGATCTGGATCGGGTTGAAGACGAACTCGGTGATGTCTTATTTGCGGTAACCAATCTGGCGCGCCACTTGGGAGTATCTCCTGAACAAGCTTTGAAACGTTCAAACAGGAAGTTTAGATACCGTTTCCAGTGCATAGAAAAAGGCGCACACAAAGAAGGCCGCCCATTGGACGACCTCACCTTGGATGAAATGGAAGCCTTTTGGGTACAGGCAAAGCACGCCTCTAAATAG
- the hflX gene encoding GTPase HflX: protein MKLQDKKEAGLKRLERDANIEAGEVEVTRGTRSLVLVPIINSRVLAQPKSGAERPFGNQRSPEARLEEAVGLAAAIELSVIETGIIRLSNVKPGTLIGAGKLEEIKSQILLNEIELVVVDHPLSPIQQRNLEKEWNTKVIDRTGLILEIFGERAQTKEGRLQVELAHLTWQKSRLVRSWTHLERQRGGLGFIGGPGETQIEADRRIIQERISRLERELRKVERTRALHRKQRKKVPHPVVAFVGYTNAGKSTLFNKMTKSEVFAKDLLFATLDPTLRRLKLPHGSEVILSDTVGFISELPHNLVAAFRATLEEVIEADIILHVRDIAHEDTRAQAEDVNETLELLGLKVSENDRVIEVWNKIDLLEEGYRDRLLAETKEESGPVALSALTGEGMGALLMRIEHQLAEKRDTVEIILPASEGAGLAWLYQHCEVLKRADEEDGMHLHVRVPAAHQERVRNKFSHHFVQSDALKSAKEDGNGNFSPI, encoded by the coding sequence TTGAAGCTACAAGATAAGAAGGAAGCCGGTCTCAAACGTCTCGAAAGAGATGCAAATATTGAGGCTGGCGAAGTCGAGGTTACGCGGGGAACCCGTTCTCTCGTTCTAGTCCCAATAATAAACAGCCGTGTACTTGCTCAACCAAAAAGCGGCGCAGAAAGACCCTTTGGTAACCAACGTAGTCCAGAAGCTCGTTTGGAAGAGGCTGTAGGGTTGGCCGCCGCCATTGAGCTTAGCGTAATCGAAACTGGTATTATCCGTCTTTCGAATGTAAAACCCGGAACTCTTATCGGGGCGGGTAAGCTTGAGGAAATTAAAAGTCAAATTCTCCTCAATGAGATTGAGTTGGTTGTCGTTGATCATCCCCTTTCCCCCATTCAGCAGAGAAATCTTGAAAAAGAATGGAATACAAAGGTAATCGATCGCACTGGCTTGATACTGGAAATTTTTGGTGAGCGAGCTCAGACAAAAGAAGGTCGCTTGCAGGTGGAACTTGCCCACCTGACTTGGCAGAAAAGTCGCTTGGTGCGATCATGGACACATCTTGAACGACAAAGGGGTGGCCTTGGCTTTATTGGGGGCCCCGGGGAAACTCAGATCGAAGCTGATAGACGCATTATTCAAGAGCGTATTTCCAGACTTGAACGGGAACTGAGAAAAGTCGAGAGAACACGCGCGCTCCATCGTAAACAACGTAAAAAAGTTCCCCATCCTGTTGTTGCATTTGTCGGATATACAAACGCTGGCAAGTCAACGCTCTTTAATAAGATGACAAAGTCAGAAGTGTTCGCAAAAGATCTGTTATTTGCAACACTTGATCCAACTTTGCGCAGACTAAAGTTACCTCATGGCAGCGAGGTCATTCTTTCCGATACTGTAGGGTTTATATCCGAGTTACCGCATAATCTTGTCGCGGCGTTTCGTGCAACGCTTGAGGAAGTTATAGAAGCGGACATTATACTTCATGTCAGAGATATCGCCCATGAAGATACGCGGGCTCAAGCTGAGGATGTAAATGAAACCTTGGAGCTTCTGGGGCTTAAAGTTTCTGAGAACGACCGCGTTATTGAAGTCTGGAATAAAATAGATCTGCTCGAAGAAGGTTACAGAGATCGACTTCTTGCGGAAACTAAAGAGGAAAGTGGCCCGGTGGCTCTATCAGCCTTAACGGGTGAGGGGATGGGAGCTCTCCTTATGCGTATTGAACACCAGTTGGCTGAGAAACGAGATACAGTTGAGATTATCCTACCTGCAAGTGAGGGCGCCGGACTTGCGTGGCTCTATCAGCACTGTGAAGTTTTGAAGCGTGCTGATGAGGAAGATGGAATGCACCTACATGTGAGAGTACCCGCAGCCCATCAGGAGCGGGTAAGAAATAAGTTCTCACATCACTTTGTTCAAAGTGATGCTTTGAAGTCTGCCAAAGAAGATGGGAATGGAAATTTCTCTCCTATTTAG
- the hfq gene encoding RNA chaperone Hfq, with translation MADRAQNLQDTFLNHVRKQKTPLTIFLINGVKLQGVVTWFDNFCVLLRRDGHSQLVYKHAISTIMPNSPVQLFEPSDDEGEKTGS, from the coding sequence ATGGCTGACCGCGCTCAAAATCTTCAAGATACTTTCTTAAATCATGTTCGGAAGCAAAAAACGCCTCTGACAATTTTCTTAATTAATGGGGTGAAGCTACAGGGCGTCGTCACTTGGTTTGATAATTTCTGTGTACTGTTGCGTCGTGATGGGCATTCACAGCTCGTTTATAAGCACGCAATCTCTACAATTATGCCAAATAGTCCTGTACAATTGTTTGAACCATCAGATGATGAAGGCGAAAAGACAGGAAGCTGA
- a CDS encoding D-amino-acid transaminase — MSRVAYVNGRYLPHATAAVHIEDRGYQFADGVYEVCEVLQGHLVDLTAHLNRLDRSLRELNIQFSMSRNALKRILEEVLRKNLVKNGIIYLQVTRGVSSRNHFFPSSEVKPSLVVTARSVPQLKKLKAQQNGIAVITTPENRWERVDIKTIGLLPNVLAKQKARDAGAGEAWFVDKEGFITEGSSTNAWIVTKDNVLLTRPDDHGILKGVTRSGVVKLAEMLGFQLEERPFTVYEAQNATEAFVTSASGPIVPVVKVDGTLVGDGSVGLITHELIKTFHERSELTKLAVA; from the coding sequence ATGTCTCGTGTTGCCTATGTTAATGGACGCTATCTTCCCCACGCGACTGCAGCCGTGCATATTGAAGATCGCGGCTACCAGTTTGCCGACGGTGTCTATGAAGTCTGTGAGGTTTTGCAGGGCCACTTGGTAGATCTGACGGCACACCTAAACCGACTTGACCGCTCTTTGCGTGAGTTGAACATTCAGTTCTCAATGAGTCGCAATGCCTTGAAGAGGATCTTGGAGGAGGTTCTACGGAAAAATCTGGTTAAAAATGGTATAATTTACCTTCAAGTCACCAGAGGCGTATCTTCAAGGAACCATTTTTTTCCAAGTTCCGAAGTTAAGCCCTCTCTCGTTGTAACAGCGCGTTCTGTTCCTCAGTTGAAGAAGTTAAAAGCTCAGCAAAATGGTATCGCCGTCATAACGACACCGGAGAATCGTTGGGAGAGGGTAGATATTAAGACAATTGGGTTACTCCCCAACGTTTTAGCTAAGCAAAAAGCAAGGGATGCAGGGGCCGGCGAAGCATGGTTTGTGGATAAAGAGGGCTTTATTACAGAGGGCAGTTCAACGAACGCTTGGATAGTAACTAAAGACAACGTGTTGTTAACTCGGCCCGATGATCATGGAATTCTGAAAGGAGTCACAAGGAGTGGTGTTGTGAAACTCGCGGAAATGCTGGGGTTTCAGCTAGAGGAAAGACCGTTCACAGTTTATGAAGCCCAAAATGCTACGGAGGCATTTGTTACTTCTGCTTCCGGGCCGATTGTACCAGTAGTGAAAGTAGATGGAACTTTAGTTGGAGATGGTTCCGTCGGGTTAATTACGCATGAATTAATAAAAACATTTCACGAAAGGTCTGAGTTGACTAAACTAGCAGTTGCCTAA
- the trkA gene encoding Trk system potassium transporter TrkA produces the protein MKVVICGAGQVGYGIAEKLALEQNDVSVIDSSPQLVNVIRDTLDVRGFVGHGAHPDVLAQAGADQADMIIAVTLYDEVNMVACQVAHSLFNVPTKVARVRAQSYLISDNRNLFSRDNMPIDVIISPEIEVGDMVLRRLLLPGAMETVRFGDDNIIVVGIDCRADCPVLNTPLRQLTGLFPDLNSVVVGIARQGKIFVPRSGDMIREGDLAYVCCKKDQVRRTLSIFGHEEPEAKRVLIAGGGNIGSYVARHLESRQIRTKVKIIEQSRERAVRIADEMRRTVVLHGSALDQVVLQEADVQDCDIAVALTNVDEVNVLSCVMAKKMGCERNLALLNNSSYPAFANALGIDTFVNPRQVTISKILQHVRRGRIRSVHALQNGAAEVIEAEALETSPLVGRPLREIDLSEGIRIGAIYRRGEVISPTGDDRVMANDRVVIFAVADKVRQVEQMFRVSLEFF, from the coding sequence ATGAAAGTTGTGATTTGTGGGGCAGGGCAAGTTGGCTATGGCATTGCCGAAAAACTTGCATTGGAGCAAAATGATGTATCTGTTATTGACTCCTCACCACAGCTCGTAAATGTCATTCGTGATACACTGGATGTCCGTGGATTTGTCGGGCATGGTGCGCACCCTGACGTGCTGGCTCAAGCTGGCGCGGATCAGGCGGATATGATCATTGCTGTCACTCTTTATGATGAAGTTAATATGGTGGCCTGTCAGGTTGCCCATTCACTCTTCAATGTTCCAACTAAAGTTGCGCGGGTAAGAGCTCAAAGTTACCTCATCTCGGATAATCGTAATTTGTTCTCTCGGGATAACATGCCTATTGATGTTATTATTTCTCCTGAGATTGAGGTAGGGGACATGGTGTTACGGCGTCTTTTGCTGCCTGGAGCCATGGAAACAGTCCGTTTTGGAGACGATAATATTATTGTTGTTGGCATCGACTGTAGAGCAGATTGTCCCGTTCTCAACACCCCCTTGCGTCAGTTAACGGGTCTGTTTCCTGATTTGAACTCGGTAGTGGTTGGAATTGCCCGTCAGGGAAAAATATTTGTTCCTCGAAGCGGTGATATGATTCGAGAAGGAGACTTGGCCTACGTCTGCTGCAAGAAGGATCAAGTTCGCAGAACGCTGAGTATTTTTGGGCATGAAGAGCCTGAAGCCAAGCGGGTACTTATTGCTGGTGGAGGGAATATCGGCTCGTATGTTGCTCGGCATCTGGAAAGTCGGCAAATCAGGACCAAGGTCAAGATTATTGAACAATCCAGAGAAAGGGCTGTTCGCATTGCTGATGAAATGAGGCGCACCGTTGTATTGCATGGCAGTGCTCTTGATCAGGTTGTATTACAAGAGGCGGATGTTCAAGATTGTGATATCGCAGTCGCGCTTACAAATGTTGATGAAGTCAACGTCCTATCCTGTGTGATGGCAAAGAAAATGGGATGCGAAAGGAATTTGGCTTTGCTGAACAACTCCAGCTACCCTGCATTTGCAAATGCTTTGGGGATTGATACATTTGTGAACCCTCGTCAAGTCACAATTTCCAAAATACTGCAACATGTGAGGCGTGGACGTATTCGTTCCGTTCATGCACTTCAAAACGGTGCGGCGGAGGTGATTGAAGCCGAAGCCTTGGAGACCTCCCCTCTAGTTGGTCGGCCTTTACGTGAAATTGACCTATCTGAAGGCATTAGAATTGGGGCAATTTATCGGAGGGGCGAGGTGATCAGTCCGACTGGCGATGATCGTGTAATGGCCAATGACCGAGTGGTAATTTTTGCAGTAGCAGATAAAGTTCGCCAAGTTGAGCAAATGTTCCGCGTATCACTGGAGTTCTTCTAG
- the ntrX gene encoding nitrogen assimilation response regulator NtrX, with product MAADILIVDDEVDIRELIAGILEDDGFTARTAGDSDSALAAIADRRPSLIILDIWLQGSKLDGLELLDVIRKQNPDLPVVIISGHGNIETAVSAIKKGAYDYIEKPFKADRLVLVAERALEASSMKREIRDLKQRSADASQLIGSSSAMNHLRQTIERISLTNSRVLVSGPSGAGKELVARTIHEASSRSKAPFVILSAANITPERMAEELFGIEETEGVPRKIGALEQAHGGTLYLDEIADMPRETQNKILRVLTEQRFNRVGGANTVEVDVRVLSSSSCNMEEEVNNGNFREDLYHRLSVVPLRVPALSERREDIPQLIHFFMQQISAASGLPMRRIGEDAMAVLQTHDWPGNIRQLRNNVERLLILTRADQEAVISADLLPSEVASTLPTMPGDTGADELMSLPLRDAREQFERAYLQAQVKRFGGNISRTAEYIGMERSALHRKLKSLGLS from the coding sequence ATGGCAGCGGACATTCTGATCGTTGATGATGAAGTCGATATTCGAGAGCTGATCGCTGGAATTCTTGAGGATGACGGATTTACGGCACGTACAGCAGGAGACAGTGACAGTGCATTAGCCGCTATTGCGGACCGGCGGCCATCTCTTATTATTCTTGATATCTGGCTTCAAGGCAGCAAGCTGGACGGGCTTGAGCTTCTTGACGTCATTCGGAAGCAAAATCCGGATTTACCAGTCGTTATTATTTCTGGACACGGGAATATCGAAACGGCCGTCTCTGCTATCAAGAAGGGGGCTTATGATTATATTGAAAAGCCATTCAAAGCGGACAGGTTGGTTTTAGTCGCTGAACGTGCTCTGGAAGCTTCTAGTATGAAGCGTGAAATCCGTGACTTGAAGCAGCGCAGTGCCGATGCCTCCCAGCTCATTGGCAGCTCAAGTGCTATGAATCACCTGCGGCAGACGATTGAACGTATCTCTTTAACAAATAGCCGTGTGCTCGTTAGTGGCCCTTCCGGGGCTGGAAAAGAGCTCGTAGCGCGGACTATTCATGAGGCATCTTCTCGCTCCAAAGCACCCTTTGTTATTTTAAGTGCTGCAAATATTACTCCTGAACGCATGGCGGAAGAGTTGTTTGGGATTGAGGAAACAGAAGGTGTCCCTAGGAAAATCGGGGCACTGGAGCAAGCGCATGGCGGTACTCTTTATTTAGATGAAATTGCCGATATGCCTCGAGAAACCCAGAATAAGATTTTGCGAGTTCTGACCGAGCAGAGATTTAACCGTGTGGGCGGAGCAAACACTGTTGAAGTGGATGTTAGAGTTTTATCCTCAAGCAGCTGCAACATGGAAGAAGAAGTCAATAACGGGAATTTCCGCGAAGATCTATATCACCGTTTAAGTGTTGTTCCGCTGCGTGTTCCCGCTCTCTCTGAACGACGTGAAGATATTCCGCAGCTCATACATTTCTTTATGCAGCAGATTTCTGCGGCTTCAGGCTTACCAATGCGCCGGATTGGTGAAGATGCAATGGCTGTTCTGCAAACCCATGATTGGCCTGGAAATATCCGTCAGCTTAGAAATAATGTAGAGCGCCTACTAATTTTAACTAGAGCAGATCAAGAGGCAGTAATTTCTGCCGACCTATTGCCTTCTGAGGTTGCATCCACACTACCGACTATGCCGGGAGATACTGGAGCGGATGAGCTTATGTCGTTGCCACTACGAGATGCGCGGGAGCAGTTTGAGCGTGCCTATCTTCAAGCTCAGGTGAAACGTTTTGGTGGTAACATCTCCCGTACCGCCGAATATATCGGAATGGAAAGATCGGCATTACACCGGAAGCTCAAGTCCCTTGGTCTGTCGTAG
- a CDS encoding sensor histidine kinase NtrY-like, with amino-acid sequence MNANSKSDGDVKVTSLGGRKARIFGLVVVCCSLISIGASFAVLTGLTPITPTENVIYIALAANGVLVATLTILILWEFGKLLKARKRGKAAARLHVRIVTMFSLVAALPAILVAGVATITLDQGLDRWFEKRTRQIIGNAQSVAAAYVQEHGNILRSSLIAMAKDVDLNRSAYHYEPSRFDRFFETQTWVRGLLGAYILKNDGTVVLKVLRDPNIVPLLPPKVAMEQAADGNPILIHPGVSNLVGGVIKLSAYDDLYLYVTRALDPRVVEYQRLAEAGVTEYAELEQRRFGVQLAFALVYVGVSLVLLLSSIWVGFGFADKLVKPIRNLIGAADQVSKGNYYVEVETDRSGGDLVNLGKTFNNMTGQLRGQRDALLAASDQIDKRRRFTEAVLSGVSSGVIGIDDDGLITLVNRSAIQLLGQDENELLNRPIQEAVREFADPLSKLMEVGNGRSRYFQVQLVRKGRERTVNVQVTTEEATRSEHGFVVTLDDITDLVAAQRNTAWADVARRIAHEIKNPLTPIQLSAERIRRRYAKKIEEGDRKVFDQCVDTIVRQVGDIGHMVDEFSSFARMPKPRISTSDLRNTVREAAFLQSVANTELKIETDLPPEAIPTRFDNRLVGQAIGNVIKNATEAVTAYLATSATEETGVVNVKLIVDGDLRIIEITDNGIGLPNEQRHRLLEPYMTTREKGTGLGLAIVRKIMEDHGGGIELLDAPDVACGGHGAMVRLMLRDNTQENTTGIQTEEVVVASNGSGHSDR; translated from the coding sequence ATGAACGCAAACAGTAAAAGTGATGGGGACGTCAAGGTCACCAGTCTTGGCGGTCGCAAGGCGCGAATTTTCGGTCTTGTTGTCGTGTGTTGTTCTCTCATATCTATTGGGGCTTCCTTTGCGGTACTGACCGGCCTAACGCCGATTACCCCAACTGAGAATGTGATCTATATAGCTTTGGCTGCCAATGGAGTTTTGGTTGCCACACTTACAATTCTTATTCTTTGGGAGTTTGGTAAGCTCCTGAAAGCCCGAAAACGCGGAAAAGCTGCAGCAAGGTTGCATGTCCGTATTGTGACTATGTTCAGCCTAGTTGCGGCACTGCCTGCGATCTTGGTTGCTGGAGTGGCAACGATTACCTTGGATCAGGGACTTGATCGATGGTTTGAGAAGCGAACACGCCAGATTATTGGCAATGCTCAGTCCGTAGCTGCAGCTTATGTACAAGAGCATGGAAATATTCTGCGTAGTTCGCTGATAGCTATGGCTAAGGATGTAGATCTAAATAGAAGCGCCTATCACTACGAGCCTTCCCGCTTTGACCGCTTTTTTGAAACCCAGACATGGGTGCGAGGGCTACTTGGAGCCTACATTTTAAAAAATGATGGTACAGTTGTATTGAAGGTGTTGCGTGATCCAAATATTGTGCCGCTTTTACCGCCAAAAGTTGCTATGGAGCAAGCTGCAGACGGGAATCCGATCCTGATCCATCCAGGGGTTTCCAACTTGGTTGGTGGTGTGATCAAACTATCTGCCTATGATGACTTATATTTGTACGTCACACGAGCACTTGATCCTCGTGTTGTTGAATATCAAAGACTTGCTGAAGCGGGGGTGACCGAATACGCCGAGTTAGAGCAGCGGCGCTTTGGTGTCCAGCTTGCCTTTGCTCTGGTTTATGTGGGTGTTTCGCTGGTCCTTCTGCTTTCCTCAATTTGGGTAGGGTTTGGTTTTGCCGATAAATTGGTCAAGCCTATACGAAATCTGATTGGGGCTGCTGATCAAGTTTCAAAAGGAAACTATTATGTTGAGGTTGAGACAGATCGCTCGGGTGGTGATTTGGTTAATCTTGGAAAAACCTTCAACAATATGACAGGGCAATTGCGTGGGCAAAGGGATGCTTTACTGGCTGCAAGTGACCAAATTGATAAACGCAGACGCTTTACTGAAGCCGTACTTTCAGGTGTCTCCTCTGGCGTCATTGGTATAGATGATGACGGTCTAATTACTCTGGTAAACCGCTCGGCTATCCAACTGCTGGGGCAGGACGAAAATGAGCTGCTTAATCGTCCGATTCAAGAAGCTGTTCGAGAATTTGCGGATCCTCTTTCCAAACTTATGGAAGTTGGAAATGGAAGAAGTCGCTATTTTCAGGTTCAACTGGTTAGGAAGGGGCGCGAACGAACCGTTAATGTTCAGGTAACAACGGAAGAAGCCACGCGCAGCGAGCATGGTTTTGTGGTGACCCTAGATGATATAACGGATCTTGTTGCGGCGCAGAGGAATACGGCTTGGGCAGATGTTGCACGCCGAATTGCCCATGAAATCAAGAACCCCTTAACGCCGATTCAATTATCCGCTGAGCGAATTCGCCGAAGGTACGCAAAGAAAATTGAAGAAGGGGATCGTAAGGTCTTTGATCAATGTGTGGATACAATTGTACGCCAAGTGGGTGATATTGGCCACATGGTTGATGAATTTTCCTCGTTTGCACGAATGCCAAAACCTCGCATCAGTACTTCGGACCTACGCAATACAGTCCGGGAGGCTGCTTTTTTGCAGTCTGTCGCCAATACTGAGCTGAAAATAGAAACGGATCTTCCTCCAGAGGCTATTCCAACCCGATTTGATAATCGATTGGTGGGGCAGGCCATTGGCAACGTTATAAAAAATGCAACAGAGGCAGTTACAGCGTATTTAGCAACATCGGCGACCGAAGAAACCGGAGTGGTCAATGTTAAATTGATCGTCGATGGGGACTTGAGGATAATTGAGATCACAGACAATGGGATTGGTCTGCCCAACGAACAGCGGCATAGGCTGCTGGAGCCATACATGACTACCCGAGAAAAGGGGACTGGGCTTGGGCTGGCAATTGTTCGTAAGATTATGGAGGACCATGGTGGAGGCATTGAGTTGCTTGATGCTCCAGATGTCGCATGCGGTGGCCATGGGGCTATGGTCAGACTAATGCTGCGTGATAATACGCAAGAAAATACAACTGGAATTCAAACTGAAGAAGTGGTGGTGGCTAGCAATGGCAGCGGACATTCTGATCGTTGA